One window of Ralstonia pickettii DTP0602 genomic DNA carries:
- a CDS encoding ABC transporter substrate-binding protein (K02035: ABC.PE.S; peptide/nickel transport system substrate-binding protein) → MKPTHATPDRQRSPRLPARRTLLHTAAALVLGSAAFTLLPAGAAHAEDLRIGLSADVTSMDPHWNNSGPNNAIALHIFESLVFMDKNARYIPGLALSWKPVNAITWEIKLRPNVKWQDGSPFTSEDVKASLERPEKLANSPGSFTSYTKPIARIDTPDPLTVRLTMSVPNYANLANDLNSVPIMPKKVAATLTQTDFDSGKAMIGTGPFKLVRFARGQEIVMERNPNYWGPKPEWDRAIFRIITDNGARSAALLAGDVDVIESVPSADVAKLKQNPRFKIEQQVSWRTIFWQMDQSHDNPPFVTDKAGKPLGKNPFKDARVRAAISKSLNRDAIVNRIMEGLAVPASSIVSPQIFGHPGTKPEAHDPEGAKKLLAAAGYPDGFGLTLHATNNRYLNDAAVAQATASMLTRIGIQTKVETMPVAVYFTRARQGEFAFQMLGWGSAAADVALRSITGTPNPKTGYGTWNWGKYSNPQLDQLIEKSLTTVSSEKAREENARTAAKFALADHAIIPSHSQLAMWAMKKGLKYEARTDEWSLAQFFHKE, encoded by the coding sequence ATGAAACCGACTCACGCCACCCCCGACCGGCAACGTTCGCCGCGCCTGCCCGCCCGCCGCACCCTGCTCCACACCGCCGCAGCGCTGGTGCTGGGCAGCGCCGCCTTCACGCTGCTGCCGGCGGGCGCCGCCCATGCCGAGGACCTGCGTATCGGGCTGTCGGCCGACGTCACCTCGATGGACCCACACTGGAACAACTCCGGCCCCAACAACGCGATCGCGCTGCATATCTTCGAATCGCTGGTGTTCATGGACAAGAACGCCCGCTATATCCCCGGCCTGGCGCTGTCGTGGAAGCCGGTCAACGCCATCACCTGGGAAATCAAGCTGCGCCCCAACGTGAAGTGGCAAGACGGCTCGCCCTTTACCAGCGAGGACGTCAAGGCCTCACTGGAACGCCCGGAGAAGCTGGCCAACAGCCCGGGCTCGTTCACCAGCTACACCAAGCCGATCGCGCGCATCGACACGCCCGATCCGCTGACGGTGCGCCTGACCATGAGCGTGCCCAACTACGCCAACCTGGCCAATGACCTGAACAGCGTGCCGATCATGCCGAAGAAGGTCGCCGCCACGCTGACGCAGACGGACTTCGACTCAGGCAAGGCGATGATCGGCACCGGCCCCTTCAAGTTGGTACGCTTTGCACGCGGGCAGGAAATCGTGATGGAGCGCAACCCCAATTACTGGGGCCCCAAGCCCGAGTGGGACCGCGCCATCTTCCGCATCATCACCGACAACGGCGCGCGCTCGGCCGCGCTGCTGGCGGGCGATGTCGACGTGATCGAGAGCGTGCCGTCGGCGGACGTGGCTAAGCTAAAGCAGAACCCCAGGTTCAAGATCGAGCAGCAGGTGTCGTGGCGCACCATCTTCTGGCAGATGGACCAGTCGCACGACAACCCGCCCTTCGTCACCGACAAGGCCGGCAAGCCGCTCGGCAAGAACCCGTTCAAGGATGCGCGCGTGCGTGCCGCGATCAGCAAGTCACTGAACCGCGACGCCATCGTCAACCGCATCATGGAAGGGCTGGCGGTGCCGGCATCCTCGATCGTGTCGCCACAGATCTTTGGCCATCCGGGCACCAAGCCCGAGGCCCATGACCCGGAAGGTGCCAAGAAGCTGCTCGCCGCCGCCGGTTATCCCGACGGCTTCGGGCTGACGCTGCACGCCACCAACAACCGCTACCTGAACGACGCCGCGGTGGCGCAGGCCACGGCCAGCATGCTGACGCGCATCGGCATCCAGACCAAGGTCGAAACCATGCCGGTGGCCGTGTACTTCACACGCGCGCGCCAGGGCGAGTTTGCCTTCCAGATGCTCGGCTGGGGCTCGGCCGCCGCCGACGTGGCGCTGCGCTCGATCACCGGCACGCCCAATCCCAAGACCGGCTACGGCACCTGGAACTGGGGCAAGTACAGCAACCCGCAGCTGGACCAGCTGATCGAGAAATCGCTGACGACGGTCAGCAGCGAGAAGGCGCGTGAGGAGAATGCCCGCACCGCGGCGAAGTTCGCGCTGGCCGACCACGCGATTATTCCGTCGCATAGCCAGCTGGCGATGTGGGCGATGAAGAAGGGGCTGAAGTACGAGGCGCGGACGGACGAGTGGTCATTGGCGCAGTTCTTCCATAAGGAATAA
- a CDS encoding spermidine synthase (K00797: speE, SRM; spermidine synthase [EC:2.5.1.16]), whose protein sequence is MLQRMLNAFFDNMTLLKRKSIEAVASRRPARGTRNRGQAPAREEKRMTPRFAPVTFSEMEGVRYLHFGTEWVQGAMRLRKPDAIELEYAQQMMAWLLFLSPSVEEFHVVQLGLGAAALTKFCHRQFNRARVTAVELNPAVIVAGRSMFGLREDDARLTVREQDAWDYVMDGAHAGAIDVLQVDLYDATARGPVLDTTAFYRACRRTLKAPGVMTINLFGDHDSFPKNIERICDAFDNRVLVFPEVHDGNIIAMAFNGPDIDVSWEALEGRADVVEKTTGLPARDWVEKLRAANARQEERLRI, encoded by the coding sequence ATGCTGCAGCGGATGCTGAACGCTTTTTTTGACAACATGACCCTACTGAAACGCAAATCGATTGAAGCCGTGGCTTCGCGCCGTCCGGCCCGTGGTACCCGCAACCGTGGCCAGGCGCCGGCGCGCGAGGAAAAGCGCATGACCCCGCGCTTTGCGCCGGTGACCTTCTCGGAAATGGAAGGGGTGCGCTACCTGCACTTCGGCACCGAGTGGGTACAGGGCGCGATGCGCCTGCGCAAGCCCGATGCCATCGAACTGGAATACGCGCAGCAGATGATGGCGTGGCTACTGTTCCTGTCGCCGTCCGTTGAAGAGTTCCACGTGGTGCAGCTTGGCCTGGGCGCCGCGGCGCTGACCAAGTTCTGCCACCGCCAGTTCAACCGGGCGCGCGTGACCGCGGTGGAACTGAACCCGGCCGTGATCGTGGCCGGCCGCAGCATGTTCGGCTTGCGCGAGGACGATGCGCGCCTGACCGTGCGCGAGCAGGACGCCTGGGACTACGTGATGGACGGCGCCCACGCCGGCGCCATTGACGTGCTGCAGGTGGACTTGTACGACGCCACCGCGCGCGGGCCCGTGCTCGATACCACCGCGTTCTACCGCGCCTGCCGGCGCACGCTGAAGGCGCCGGGGGTGATGACCATCAACCTGTTCGGCGACCACGACAGCTTCCCGAAGAATATCGAGCGCATCTGCGACGCCTTCGACAACCGCGTGCTGGTGTTCCCCGAAGTGCATGACGGCAATATCATCGCGATGGCCTTCAACGGGCCGGATATCGATGTGTCGTGGGAAGCGCTGGAAGGGCGTGCCGACGTGGTGGAAAAGACCACCGGGCTGCCGGCGCGGGATTGGGTGGAGAAGCTGCGCGCCGCGAATGCGCGGCAGGAAGAGCGGTTGAGGATTTGA
- a CDS encoding membrane protein has protein sequence MRIFGISIHIIIALFFAVHAVRTHQNMYWLLILFLFPGLGSLVYFFAIFLPELRQSRGARVATRAITQLVDPNRAVREARTDFDRAPTVQHRMRLGAALLEAGEPAEALQHYQAAANGPFASDPALLQGLAQAQFATGDAAAALATLEKLFAADPQARQQPDPAVLYARALAATGAPGTRAAFEQALTSASDAAPRCLFADWLAAQPDAADRERARQLYADIVHDARHWPRHAREHNREWLQRAQLALGK, from the coding sequence ATGCGTATTTTCGGTATCAGCATCCATATCATCATTGCACTGTTCTTCGCGGTGCATGCGGTGCGCACGCACCAGAACATGTACTGGCTGCTGATCCTGTTCCTGTTCCCGGGACTGGGCAGCCTGGTGTATTTCTTTGCGATCTTCCTGCCCGAGCTGCGGCAATCGCGTGGCGCGCGCGTGGCCACGCGCGCGATCACGCAGCTGGTCGATCCGAACCGCGCGGTGCGCGAGGCCCGCACCGACTTCGACCGCGCGCCGACGGTGCAGCACCGGATGCGGCTGGGCGCGGCGCTGCTGGAGGCCGGCGAGCCGGCCGAGGCCCTGCAGCACTACCAGGCCGCTGCCAACGGCCCGTTCGCGTCCGACCCGGCGCTGCTGCAGGGCCTGGCGCAGGCGCAGTTCGCCACCGGAGATGCGGCGGCCGCGCTGGCGACGCTGGAAAAGCTGTTCGCGGCTGATCCGCAAGCGCGCCAGCAACCCGATCCCGCCGTGCTGTATGCGCGCGCACTTGCGGCCACCGGCGCGCCGGGCACGCGCGCCGCGTTCGAGCAGGCGCTGACCAGTGCCAGCGACGCCGCGCCGCGCTGCCTGTTCGCCGACTGGCTGGCGGCGCAACCCGATGCCGCCGACCGCGAACGCGCGCGCCAGCTCTACGCCGACATCGTCCACGACGCCCGCCACTGGCCGCGCCACGCCCGCGAACACAACCGCGAATGGCTGCAGCGCGCGCAGCTGGCGCTGGGCAAGTAA
- a CDS encoding cysteine synthase (K01738: cysK; cysteine synthase A [EC:2.5.1.47]), giving the protein MPLSDWTHEAIRKIEADFNRSADTHLIPLDLPGYPDIHFYFKDESSHPTGSLKHRLARSLFLYALCNGWLHEGSMVVEASSGSTAISEAYFARLLGLPFVAVIPAGTSRAKIEAIEFYGGRCHLVANPAEIYAESHRIAQEAGGHFMDQFTYAERATDWRANNNIAESIFKQMAEEEYPVPAWLVSSGGTGGTIATLGRYVAYSRHKTRVLCADPENSVFFDYFRSCLDGKPQPELGLTVGSRIEGIGRPRVERSFIPSCIDAMLKVPDALSFAAMRYLSARFGRRVGGSTGTNFVGVLYLAQQMQAAGQGGAIVGLLCDSGERYGNTYYDDAWYAAQGIAIEAADALVARAVNGEAVLTPQAVAGLQAAGAGMAAGG; this is encoded by the coding sequence ATGCCACTCTCCGACTGGACCCATGAAGCCATCCGCAAGATCGAAGCGGACTTCAACCGTTCCGCAGATACCCACCTGATTCCGCTGGACCTGCCGGGCTATCCCGACATCCACTTCTATTTCAAGGACGAGTCGAGCCACCCGACCGGCAGCCTGAAGCACCGGCTGGCGCGCTCGCTGTTCCTGTACGCGCTGTGCAACGGCTGGCTGCACGAGGGCAGCATGGTGGTGGAAGCCTCCAGCGGCTCGACCGCGATCTCCGAGGCGTACTTCGCCAGGCTGCTGGGGCTGCCGTTCGTGGCGGTGATCCCCGCAGGCACCTCGCGCGCCAAGATCGAGGCGATCGAGTTCTACGGCGGGCGCTGCCACCTGGTGGCCAACCCGGCGGAGATCTACGCCGAGTCGCACCGCATCGCGCAGGAGGCCGGCGGGCATTTCATGGACCAGTTCACCTATGCCGAACGGGCCACCGACTGGCGCGCCAACAACAATATCGCCGAGTCGATCTTCAAGCAGATGGCCGAGGAAGAGTACCCGGTGCCGGCCTGGCTGGTGTCCAGTGGCGGCACCGGCGGCACCATCGCCACGCTCGGGCGCTATGTGGCCTACAGCCGCCACAAGACCCGCGTGCTGTGCGCGGATCCGGAAAACTCGGTGTTCTTTGACTACTTCCGCAGCTGTCTCGATGGCAAGCCGCAGCCTGAGCTGGGTCTGACGGTCGGCTCGCGCATCGAGGGCATCGGCCGGCCGCGGGTGGAACGCTCATTCATCCCGAGCTGCATCGACGCCATGCTGAAGGTGCCGGACGCGCTGTCGTTTGCTGCGATGCGCTACCTCTCCGCGCGCTTCGGCCGCCGCGTGGGCGGCTCGACCGGCACCAACTTCGTCGGCGTGCTGTACCTGGCCCAGCAGATGCAAGCGGCGGGGCAGGGCGGCGCCATTGTCGGCCTGCTGTGCGACAGCGGCGAGCGCTATGGCAATACTTATTACGACGACGCCTGGTATGCCGCGCAGGGCATCGCCATCGAGGCAGCCGATGCGCTGGTGGCGCGCGCGGTGAACGGCGAGGCCGTGCTGACGCCGCAGGCGGTGGCGGGCCTGCAGGCGGCCGGCGCCGGCATGGCGGCGGGCGGCTGA
- a CDS encoding sulfate transporter — translation MFRHLLLAVDGSELSESAFRKALVLAREMDAKTTLVRVCPNYHVLTYEVEMLEGTRETYVKQAWEDATRYLRGLANEAGTAGVACDTAYAVNDHPYEAIIKTAEDKDCDLIVMASHGRRGVQGMLIGSETLKVLTHSKIPVLVYR, via the coding sequence ATGTTCAGGCATCTCCTGCTGGCGGTTGATGGCTCCGAACTGTCCGAATCGGCTTTCCGCAAGGCACTCGTGCTGGCGCGGGAAATGGACGCAAAGACCACGCTGGTGCGCGTCTGTCCGAACTACCACGTGCTGACCTACGAGGTAGAAATGCTGGAAGGCACGCGCGAAACCTACGTGAAGCAAGCCTGGGAAGACGCGACCCGCTACCTGCGCGGACTGGCCAACGAGGCCGGCACGGCGGGCGTGGCCTGCGACACGGCCTACGCGGTCAATGACCATCCCTACGAGGCCATCATCAAGACGGCCGAGGACAAGGACTGCGACCTGATCGTGATGGCATCGCACGGGCGGCGCGGCGTCCAGGGAATGCTGATCGGCAGCGAAACCCTCAAGGTGCTGACCCACAGCAAGATCCCGGTGCTGGTCTACCGGTAG
- a CDS encoding hypothetical protein (K09229: ZKSCAN; KRAB and SCAN domains-containing zinc finger protein): protein MFGSPLFDEILDMIERSNPGQFAAQVRALLGRPDATRLLPAIACPTLLLCGRQDDWNPLAHHVDMCERIPVARLEVIEDAGHMTTMEAPQAMAAAMAAWLAEDPAGIAARSQT, encoded by the coding sequence ATGTTTGGCTCGCCCCTGTTCGATGAGATCCTTGACATGATCGAGCGCAGCAATCCCGGACAGTTTGCCGCGCAGGTGCGGGCACTACTCGGGCGTCCAGACGCGACGCGGCTGCTGCCGGCCATTGCCTGCCCGACGTTGCTGCTGTGCGGCCGCCAGGATGACTGGAACCCGCTGGCCCACCACGTCGACATGTGTGAGCGGATTCCGGTGGCGCGGCTCGAAGTTATCGAGGATGCGGGGCACATGACCACCATGGAAGCGCCACAAGCGATGGCGGCGGCTATGGCGGCATGGCTGGCGGAGGATCCCGCCGGCATTGCGGCGCGGAGCCAGACATGA
- a CDS encoding 2-hydroxyacid dehydrogenase, with protein sequence MPDNPPAAADLHQGLPPVIDAHTRVLVLGSFPGAASLAARQYYAHPRNQFWPLMAALTGEPLPALPYAERLVRLLAHRIGVWDVLGACLREGSLDSNIRLPQANDFTRLRALAPALQRVGFNGGTSGRFAPQFAAQGYETVVLPSSSPAHAARNFEQKLALWRGLLA encoded by the coding sequence ATGCCTGATAACCCTCCGGCTGCCGCCGATCTCCACCAGGGCCTGCCGCCCGTCATCGACGCCCACACCCGCGTGCTGGTGCTGGGCAGCTTCCCCGGCGCCGCTTCGCTGGCCGCGCGCCAGTACTACGCCCATCCCCGCAACCAGTTCTGGCCATTGATGGCCGCGCTCACCGGCGAGCCGCTGCCGGCGCTGCCCTATGCCGAACGGCTGGTGCGGCTGCTGGCGCATCGCATCGGCGTCTGGGACGTGCTGGGCGCGTGCCTGCGCGAAGGCAGCCTGGACAGCAATATCCGCCTGCCGCAGGCCAACGATTTCACGCGCCTGCGCGCGCTCGCGCCCGCGCTGCAGCGTGTCGGCTTCAATGGCGGCACTTCGGGCCGTTTTGCGCCGCAGTTCGCCGCGCAGGGCTATGAGACGGTGGTGCTGCCATCGTCCAGCCCCGCGCACGCGGCGCGCAATTTCGAGCAGAAGCTGGCATTGTGGCGAGGGTTGCTGGCCTGA
- a CDS encoding heat shock protein 90 (molecular chaperone~K04079: htpG, HSP90A; molecular chaperone HtpG) has translation MTAPHETMSFQAEVKQLLHLMIHSLYSNKEIFLRELVSNASDATDKLRFEAIANPSLLENDADLAIRIEADGKARTLTITDNGIGMSRDEAIRNLGTIARSGTKEFFQQLSGDQQKDAALIGQFGVGFYSAFIVADKVTVETRRAGLGAEEAVRWESTGDGEFSVDAIARAERGTTITLHLREGEDDFLSAWRLKSIIQKYSDHISLPIRMPKEVWDAEASTYKRTDEWESVNQASALWTRAKSDISDEQYTAFYQHIAHDNEAPLAWTHNRVEGRSEYTQLLYIPARAPFDLWDRNHKAGLKLYVKRVFIMDDADQLLPGYLRWVKGVVDSADLPLNVSRELLQESRDVKAIREGCTKRVLSMLEALADSEDEAERAKYDTFWQQFGQALKEGAGEDQANQERVAKLLRFASTQNDTAEQNVALAAYVGRMKEGQDKIYYVTADTWSAAKNSPHLEVFRKKGIEVLLLTDRVDEWMLSFLREFDGKELLSVARGDLDLGKLADEAEKAEQEKAEADWKDVVERAKSVLDGKAKDVRVTLRLTASASCLVSDEGDMSGYLQRLLKQAGQKAPDAQPILELNPEHALVKKLRDLQGEESGDAFSDRVQVLFDQALLAEGGMLEDPAAYVQRVNKLLA, from the coding sequence ATGACCGCACCGCACGAGACGATGAGCTTCCAGGCGGAAGTGAAGCAGCTGCTGCACCTGATGATCCACTCGCTGTACAGCAACAAGGAAATTTTCCTGCGCGAGCTGGTCTCGAATGCTTCGGACGCCACTGACAAGCTGCGCTTCGAGGCGATCGCGAACCCGTCGCTGCTGGAAAACGACGCCGACCTTGCCATCCGCATCGAGGCCGATGGCAAGGCCCGTACGCTGACGATCACCGACAACGGCATCGGCATGAGCCGCGACGAGGCGATCCGCAACCTGGGTACCATCGCCCGTTCCGGCACCAAGGAATTCTTCCAGCAGCTGTCGGGCGACCAGCAGAAGGACGCCGCGCTGATCGGCCAGTTCGGCGTGGGCTTCTACTCGGCCTTTATCGTCGCCGACAAGGTCACGGTGGAAACCCGCCGCGCCGGCCTGGGCGCCGAAGAGGCGGTGCGCTGGGAAAGCACCGGCGACGGCGAGTTCAGCGTCGATGCGATCGCGCGCGCCGAGCGTGGCACCACCATCACGCTGCACCTGCGCGAGGGCGAGGACGACTTCCTGTCGGCCTGGCGCCTGAAGAGCATCATCCAGAAGTACTCGGACCATATCTCGCTGCCGATCCGCATGCCCAAGGAGGTGTGGGACGCCGAGGCCAGCACGTACAAGCGCACCGACGAGTGGGAAAGCGTCAACCAGGCGAGCGCGCTGTGGACCCGGGCCAAGTCCGACATTTCCGATGAGCAGTACACCGCCTTCTACCAGCACATCGCGCACGACAACGAAGCGCCGCTGGCCTGGACCCACAACCGCGTGGAGGGCCGCAGCGAGTACACCCAGCTGCTCTACATCCCGGCACGCGCGCCGTTCGACCTGTGGGACCGCAACCACAAGGCCGGCCTGAAGCTGTACGTCAAGCGCGTCTTCATCATGGACGACGCCGATCAGCTGCTGCCCGGCTACCTGCGCTGGGTCAAGGGCGTGGTCGATTCCGCCGACCTGCCGCTGAACGTGTCGCGCGAACTGCTGCAGGAAAGCCGCGACGTCAAGGCGATCCGCGAGGGCTGCACCAAGCGCGTGCTGTCGATGCTGGAAGCGCTGGCCGACAGTGAAGACGAAGCCGAGCGCGCCAAGTACGACACCTTCTGGCAGCAGTTCGGCCAGGCGCTGAAGGAAGGCGCCGGCGAGGACCAAGCCAACCAGGAGCGCGTCGCCAAGCTGCTGCGCTTTGCTTCGACGCAAAACGACACCGCCGAACAGAACGTGGCGCTGGCCGCCTATGTCGGCCGGATGAAGGAAGGCCAGGACAAGATCTACTACGTCACCGCCGATACCTGGTCCGCCGCCAAGAACAGCCCGCACCTGGAAGTATTCCGCAAGAAGGGCATCGAAGTGCTGCTGCTGACCGACCGCGTCGACGAATGGATGCTGTCGTTCCTGCGCGAGTTCGACGGCAAGGAACTGCTGTCGGTCGCGCGCGGCGACCTGGACCTGGGCAAGCTCGCCGACGAAGCCGAGAAGGCCGAGCAGGAAAAGGCCGAGGCCGACTGGAAGGACGTGGTGGAACGCGCCAAGTCCGTGCTGGACGGCAAGGCCAAGGACGTGCGCGTGACGCTGCGCCTGACCGCGTCGGCGTCGTGCCTGGTCTCGGACGAGGGCGACATGAGCGGCTACCTGCAGCGCCTGCTCAAGCAGGCCGGCCAGAAGGCGCCGGACGCCCAGCCGATCCTGGAGCTGAATCCGGAACACGCGCTGGTGAAGAAGCTGCGCGACCTGCAAGGTGAGGAATCGGGCGACGCCTTCAGCGACCGCGTGCAGGTGCTGTTCGACCAGGCGCTGCTGGCCGAGGGCGGCATGCTGGAAGACCCGGCCGCCTACGTGCAGCGCGTCAACAAGCTGCTGGCCTGA
- a CDS encoding GntR family transcriptional regulator (K00837: E2.6.1.- [EC:2.6.1.-]): MDAHTKDGDTGTDPAAATRKKDSGGDAHGTSSSPAGQPSGRSLRLVVPTTERLPDPIPSAQMTLVEQLTEWARMRIDERVFRAGMRMPSIRQLAQEKGISRFTVVEAYERLVALGYLESRRGSGFYVRERTPAAPAAPVSSGVAVARNIDVTWLLRSMFHTAEAHKAPGLGFLPNDWLDGELIASALRGLGRQPGNHFLASGTPQGFLPLRQQLRTRLEELEIRAGAEQIVLTSGITQALDLIARLYLQPGDAVLVGDPAWFVMFGRFAAQGAQVIGVPYTAEGPDLEALERIVQARRPKLFVINSVLHNPTGTSLSAAKAFQLLRMAEQYDFLIVEDDIYCDLCPPGHAATRIASLDQLRRVIYLGSFSKTLAANLRVGFIAAHPEMASALTDSKLLAGLATPEINERVLYKVLTEGHYRKHVERVRTRLDRASDDTRRELERLGLRLFPGQHAGMYLWADTGRDTNAIATAGHEEGYLFAPGSLFSPSQMPSGWMRFNVASSGDPDMLRFLARQLERL, translated from the coding sequence ATGGATGCCCACACCAAGGACGGCGACACCGGCACGGATCCCGCCGCCGCGACCCGCAAGAAGGATAGCGGAGGCGACGCGCACGGCACGTCTTCGTCACCCGCGGGGCAACCCTCCGGCCGTTCGCTGCGTCTGGTCGTGCCGACCACCGAGCGCCTGCCCGACCCGATCCCGTCGGCCCAGATGACGCTGGTCGAGCAGCTGACCGAATGGGCCCGCATGCGCATCGACGAGCGCGTCTTCCGCGCCGGCATGCGCATGCCGTCGATCCGGCAGCTGGCGCAGGAGAAGGGCATCTCGCGCTTTACCGTGGTCGAGGCCTATGAGCGGCTGGTGGCGCTGGGCTACCTGGAATCGCGCCGCGGCTCGGGCTTCTACGTGCGTGAGCGCACGCCGGCCGCGCCCGCGGCCCCGGTATCGTCCGGCGTGGCGGTGGCGCGCAATATCGACGTGACCTGGCTGCTGCGCAGCATGTTCCACACCGCCGAGGCGCACAAGGCGCCGGGGCTGGGCTTCCTGCCCAACGACTGGCTCGACGGCGAGCTGATCGCCAGCGCACTGCGCGGACTCGGCCGCCAGCCGGGCAACCACTTCCTCGCCAGCGGCACGCCGCAGGGCTTCCTGCCGCTGCGGCAGCAGCTGCGCACCCGGCTGGAAGAACTGGAAATCCGCGCCGGCGCCGAGCAGATCGTGCTGACCTCGGGCATCACCCAGGCGCTGGACCTGATTGCCCGCCTCTACCTGCAGCCCGGCGACGCGGTGCTGGTGGGCGACCCGGCCTGGTTCGTGATGTTCGGCCGCTTTGCCGCGCAGGGCGCGCAGGTGATCGGCGTGCCCTACACCGCCGAGGGGCCGGACCTGGAGGCGCTGGAGCGCATCGTGCAGGCACGCCGGCCCAAGCTGTTTGTGATCAACTCGGTGCTGCACAACCCGACCGGCACCTCGCTGTCGGCGGCCAAGGCCTTCCAGTTACTGCGCATGGCCGAGCAGTACGACTTCCTGATCGTCGAGGACGACATCTACTGCGACCTGTGCCCGCCCGGCCACGCCGCCACGCGGATCGCGAGCCTGGACCAGCTGCGCCGGGTGATCTACCTGGGCAGTTTTTCCAAGACGCTGGCCGCCAATCTGCGCGTGGGCTTTATCGCCGCACACCCGGAAATGGCCTCGGCGCTGACCGACAGCAAGCTGCTGGCGGGCCTGGCTACGCCCGAGATCAACGAGCGCGTGCTGTACAAGGTGCTGACCGAGGGGCACTACCGCAAGCACGTCGAGCGCGTGCGCACCCGCCTGGATCGCGCCAGCGACGACACCCGGCGCGAGCTGGAGCGCCTCGGGCTGCGCTTGTTCCCGGGCCAGCACGCCGGCATGTACCTGTGGGCGGATACCGGCCGCGACACCAACGCGATCGCCACCGCCGGCCATGAGGAGGGCTACCTGTTCGCCCCGGGGAGCTTGTTCTCGCCGTCGCAGATGCCGTCGGGCTGGATGCGCTTCAACGTCGCCAGCAGCGGCGATCCGGACATGCTGCGCTTCCTGGCGCGCCAGCTCGAACGCCTTTAA
- a CDS encoding glyoxalase, translating to MKLVLDHLVVAAPELDAGTGHVAELLGIAPHGGGAHAAMGTHNRVLGMFGGVYLEVIALDPAAPAPERPRWFGLDTEAVQQRLRDGPFLLHWATRVERPADLTLWQSQYPERIAPVIPMARGDLRWRITVPEDGSLPAWQGEADRAGDGLLPSLIQWDVASYPGVSLPRQDLALRKLSGRHPRAELLRQGLAWLGADHLIALEPADGPPELIAEIETAQGIRTLR from the coding sequence ATGAAGCTCGTCCTCGATCACCTTGTCGTCGCCGCGCCCGAACTGGACGCCGGCACCGGCCATGTCGCCGAACTGCTGGGCATCGCGCCCCATGGCGGCGGTGCGCACGCCGCCATGGGCACGCACAACCGCGTGCTCGGTATGTTCGGCGGGGTCTACCTGGAAGTGATCGCGCTCGACCCGGCCGCCCCGGCACCGGAACGCCCGCGCTGGTTCGGCCTCGACACCGAAGCCGTGCAGCAACGCCTGCGCGACGGCCCCTTCCTGCTGCACTGGGCCACCCGCGTGGAGCGCCCGGCCGACCTGACGCTGTGGCAGTCGCAGTATCCGGAGCGGATCGCCCCGGTCATCCCGATGGCCCGTGGCGACCTGCGCTGGCGCATCACCGTGCCGGAAGACGGCAGCCTGCCCGCCTGGCAGGGCGAGGCGGACCGCGCCGGCGACGGCCTGCTGCCCAGCCTGATCCAGTGGGACGTGGCCAGCTACCCCGGCGTGAGCCTGCCGCGGCAGGATCTGGCGCTGCGCAAGCTGTCCGGGCGCCATCCGCGCGCGGAGCTGCTGCGCCAGGGCTTGGCGTGGCTGGGCGCCGACCACCTGATCGCACTGGAGCCGGCAGACGGCCCGCCCGAGTTGATTGCCGAAATTGAAACCGCGCAGGGCATCCGCACCTTGCGCTAG